From the Coregonus clupeaformis isolate EN_2021a unplaced genomic scaffold, ASM2061545v1 scaf0153, whole genome shotgun sequence genome, one window contains:
- the LOC121559512 gene encoding mucin-2, which yields MTVNQVMSIVLLLMVAFNMNPTAATTTTYTDSSTTAGEPTTTVIVALTTTGEPTTTLTCSSTTDGEYTKTVIVVLTRTDEPTTAVTWSSTTTGEPNKTVNGSSRNTCEPTTVVTCSSTTTVTTAPTTTVTVPSTTAVTAAPTTTVTVPSTTAVTAAPTTTVTVPSTTTVTTAPTTTVTVPSTTAVTAAPTTTVTVPSTTTVTTAPTTTVTVPSTTAVTAAPTTTVTVPSTTAVTAAPTITVTVPSTTAVTAAPTTTVTVPSTTTVTTAPTTTVTVPSTTAVTAAPTTTVTVPSTTAVTAAPTTTVTVPSTTAVTAAPTTTVTVPSTTAVTAAPTTTVTVPSTTAVTAAPTTTVTVPSTTTVTTAPTTTVTVPSTTAVTAAPTTTVTVPSTTAVTAAPTTTVTVPSTTAVTATPTTTVTVPSTTAVTAAPTTTVTVPSTTTVTTAPTTTVTVPSTTAVTAAPTTTVTVPSTTTVTTAPTTTVTVSSTTAVTAAPTTTVTVSSTTAVTAAPTTTVTVPSTTTVTTAPTTTVTVPSTTTVVTAAPTTTVTESSTTAVTAAPTTTVTGPSTTAVTAAPTTTVTVPSTTTVTTAPTTTVTVPSTTTVTTAPTTTVTVPSTTTVVTTAPTTTVTVPSTTTVVTTAPTTTVTGPSTTAVTAAPTTTVTVPSTTTVTAAPTTTVTVPSTTTVTTAPTTTVTVPSTTTVTTAPTTTVTVPSTTTVTTAPTTTVTGASTATTSTTATPVTTTAIITTTTPATTAVALTGVFVVFTSIEIFTPDLSNTSSEGFRTRATLIKTKLEPFYRSAFTSFISLTVIKFRSGSIITTMNLAFNSSSVPNTTEIGTVLINAAQNDTALNIDPTSVIVDDTALTTTTDEPTTTVIDESTTTDEPTTTVIDESTTNDEPTTTVIDESTTTDEPTTTVIDESTTTDEPTTTVIDESTTTDEPTTTVNDESTTTDEPTTTLIDESTTTDEPTTTVIDESTTTDEPTTTVIDESTTNDEPTTTVIDESTTTDEPTTTFIDESTTTDEPTTTVIDESTTTDEPTTTVIDESTTTDESTTTVIDESTTTDEPTTTVIDESTATDEPTTTVIDESTTTDEPTTTVIDESTATDEPTTTVIDESTTTDEPTTTVIDESTTTDEPTTTVIDESTTTDEPTTTVIDESTTTDEPTTTVIDESTTTDEPTTTVIDESTTTEEPTTTVIDESTTTDEPTTTVIDESTTTDEPTTTVIDESTTTDEPNTTAIDESTTTDEPTTTVIDESTTTDEPTTTAIDESTTTDEPTTTVIDESTTTDEPTTTVIDESTTTDEPTTTVNDESTTTDEPTTTLIDESTTTDEPTTTVIDESTTTDEPSTTVIDESTTTDEPTTTVIDESTTTDEPTTTVIDESTTTDEPTTTVIDESTTTDEPTTTVIDESTTTDEPTTTVIDESTTTDEPTTTVIDESTTTDEPTTTVIDESTTTDEPTTTVIDESKTTDEPTTTVIDESTTTDETTTTVIDASTTTDEPTTTVIDESTTTDEPTTTVIDESTTTDEPTTTVIDESTTTDEPTTTVIDESTTTDEPTTTVIDESTTTDEPTTTVIDESTTTDEPTTTVIDESTTTDEPTTAVIDESTTTDEPTTTVIDESTTTDESTTTVIDESTSTGEPTTTVIDESTTTDEPTTTVIDESTTTDEPTTTVIDESTTTDEPTTTVIDESTTTDEPTTTVIDASTTTDEPTTTVIDESTTTDELTTTVIDESTTTDESSTTVIDESTSTGEPTTTIIDESTTTDEPTTTVIDESTTTDEPTTTVIDESTTTDEPTTTVIDESTTTDEPTTTVIDESTTTDEPTTTVIDESTTTDEPTTTVIDESTTTDEPTTTVIDESTTTDEPTTTVIDESTTTDESTTTVIDESTSTGEPTTTVIDESTTTDEPTTTVIDESTTTDEPTTTVIDESTTTDEPTTTVIDESTTTDETTTTVIDESTTTDEPTTTVIDESTTTDEPTTTVIDESTTTDEPTTTVIDDSTTTDEPTTTVIDESTSTGEPTTTVIDESTTTDEPTTTIIDESTTTDEPTTTVIDESTTTDEPTTTVIDESTTTDEPTTTVIDESTTTDEPTTTVIDESTTTDEPTTTVIDESTTNVEPTTTVIDESTTTGEPTTTVIDESTTTDEPTTTVIDESTTTDEPTTTVIDESTTTDEPTTTVIDESTTTDEPTTTVIDESTTTDEPTTTIIDASTTTDEPTTTVIDESTTTDEPTTTVIDETTTTDEPTTTVIDLSTITSEPTTTVIDESTTTDEPTTTVIDESTTTDEPTTTVIDESTTTDEPTTTVIDESTTTDEPTTTVIDVSTTTDEPTTTVIDASTTTSEPTTTVIDESTTTDEPTTTVIDTSTTTGEPTTTIIDSSTTTDEPTTTVIGASTTTGEPTTTVTGASTTTDEPTTTVTGASTTTGEPTTTVTGASTTTGEPITTVTGASITTGEPTTTVTGASTTTGEPTTTVTGASTTTGEPITTVTGASTTTGEPTTTVTGASTTTGEPITTVTGASITTGEPTITVTGASITTGEPTTTVTGASTTTDEPTTTVTGASTTTGEPTTTVTGASTTTGEPITTVTGASITTGEPTTTVTGASTTTGEPTTTVTGASTTTGEPITTVTGASTTTGEPTTTVTGASTTTGEPITTVTGASITTGEPTITVTGASITTGEPITTVTGASITTGEPTTTVTGASTTTGEPTTTVTGASTTTGEPITTVTGASTTTGEPTTTVTGASTTTGEPITTVTGASITTGEPTTTVTVASTTTGEPTTTVTGASTTTGEPTTTVTGVSTTTGEPTTTVTVASTTTGEPTTTFTGASTTTSELNSTINGVLTTSDEPTTTITGVLTTTDGPTTTITGSSTTTGEPTTTVTGASITTGEPTTTVTGASTKTGEPTTTFTGASTTTGEPTTTVTGASTTTGEHTTTVTGASITTGEPTTTVTGASITTGEPTTTVTGASTTTGEPTTTVTGASTTTGEPITTVTGASTTTGEPTTTVTGASTTTGEPITTVTGASITTGEPTTTVTVASTTTGEPTTTVTGASTTTGEPTTTVTGVSTTTGEPTTTVTVASTTTGEPTTTFTGASTTTSELNSTINGVLTTSDEPTTTITGVLTTTDGPTTTITGSSTTTGEPTTTVTGASITTGEPTTTVTGASTKTGEPTTTFTGASTTTGEPTTTVTGASTTTGEPTTTVTGASTTTGEPTTTVTGASTTTGEPTTTVTGASTTTGEPTTTVTGASITTGEPTTTVTGASTTTVTAGPTTTVTVPSTTTVTTAPTTTVTGASTATTSTTATPDPTSVIVNGTGAPATAVPATLPTTTVSRTSSQLSTTTTTTTKAPTTTTTPTTTTTTTTTPTTTTTTTPTT from the exons ATGACTGTAAACCAAGTTATGTCAATAGTGCTCCTTCTAATGG TGGCCTTTAATATGAATCCAACAGCCGCAACCACTACAACCTACACTGATTCATCGACAACAGCTGGTGAACCCACTACAACCGTCATTGTTGCATTGACAACAACTGGTGAACCCACTACAACACTCACTTGCTCATCGACAACAGATGGTGAATACACTAAAACCGTCATTGTTGTATTGACAAGAACTGACGAACCCACTACAGCAGTCACTTGGTCATCAACAACAACTGGTGAACCCAATAAAACTGTCAATGGGTCATCGAGAAACACTTGTGAACCCACTACAGTAGTCACTTGTTCATCGACAACAACTGTTAcaactgcacccacaacaactgtaACTGTTCCATCGACAACTGCTGTtacagctgcacccacaacaactgtaACTGTTCCATCGACAACTGCTGTtacagctgcacccacaacaactgtaACTGTTCCATCGACAACTACTGTTAcaactgcacccacaacaactgtaACTGTTCCATCGACAACTGCTGTtacagctgcacccacaacaactgtaACTGTTCCATCAACAACTACTGTTAcaactgcacccacaacaactgtaACTGTTCCATCGACAACTGCTGTtacagctgcacccacaacaactgtaACTGTTCCATCGACAACTGCTGTTACAGCTGCACCCACAATAACTGTAACTGTTCCATCGACAACTGCTGTtacagctgcacccacaacaactgtaACTGTTCCATCAACAACTACTGTTAcaactgcacccacaacaactgtaACTGTTCCATCGACAACTGCTGTtacagctgcacccacaacaactgtaACTGTTCCATCGACAACTGCTGTtacagctgcacccacaacaactgtaACTGTTCCATCGACAACTGCTGTtacagctgcacccacaacaactgtaACTGTTCCATCGACAACTGCTGTtacagctgcacccacaacaactgtaACTGTTCCATCGACAACTGCTGTtacagctgcacccacaacaactgtaACTGTTCCATCGACAACTACTGTTAcaactgcacccacaacaactgtaACTGTTCCATCGACAACTGCTGTtacagctgcacccacaacaactgtaACTGTTCCATCGACAACTGCTGTtacagctgcacccacaacaactgtaACTGTTCCATCGACAACTGCTGTTACAGCTACCCCCACAACAACTGTAACTGTTCCATCGACAACTGCTGTtacagctgcacccacaacaactgtaACTGTTCCATCGACAACAACTGTTAcaactgcacccacaacaactgtaACTGTTCCATCGACAACTGCTGTtacagctgcacccacaacaactgtaACTGTTCCATCGACAACAACTGTTAcaactgcacccacaacaactgtaACTGTTTCATCGACAACTGCTGTtacagctgcacccacaacaactgtaACTGTTTCATCAACAACTGCTGTtacagctgcacccacaacaactgtaACTGTTCCATCGACAACTACTGTTAcaactgcacccacaacaactgtaACTGTTCCATCGACAACAACTGTTGTtacagctgcacccacaacaactgtaACTGAATCATCGACAACTGCTGTtacagctgcacccacaacaactgtaACTGGTCCATCGACAACTGCTGTtacagctgcacccacaacaactgtaACTGTTCCATCGACAACTACTGTTAcaactgcacccacaacaactgtaACTGTTCCATCGACAACTACTGTTAcaactgcacccacaacaactgtaACTGTTCCATCGACAACAACTGTTGTTAcaactgcacccacaacaactgtaACTGTTCCATCGACAACAACTGTTGTTAcaactgcacccacaacaactgtaACTGGTCCATCGACAACTGCTGTtacagctgcacccacaacaactgtaACTGTTCCATCGACAACTACTGTtacagctgcacccacaacaacagTAACTGTTCCATCGACAACTACTGTTAcaactgcacccacaacaactgtaACTGTTCCATCGACAACTACTGTTAcaactgcacccacaacaactgtaACTGTTCCATCGACAACAACTGTTAcaactgcacccacaacaactgtcACCGGTGCATCAACTGCCACCACATCTACAACGGCTACTCCTGTCACCACTACTGCCATCATCACAACCACAACCCCTGCAACTACCGCTGTTGCACTCACTGGAGTATTTGTGGTGTTCACGTCCATAGAGATATTTACCCCTGACCTATCAAACACATCTTCTGAGGGCTTTCGAACCCGAGCAACACTGATTAAAACTAAG CTTGAACCTTTCTATCGATCGGCTTTCACCTCTTTCATCAGTTTGACTGTGATAAAATTCAG GTCTGGATCCATCATCACTACTATGAATTTAGCATTCAACTCCTCCTCTGTCCCTAATACCACGGAGATTGGCACTGTTTTGATAAATGCTGCGCAAAACGACACAGCTTTGAACATTGACCCCACCTCAGTGATAGTCGATgacacag CCTTAACCACAACAACTGATGAACCCACTACAACCGTAATTGATGAATCGACAACAACTGATGAACCCACTACAACCGTCATTGATGAATCGACAACAAATGATGAACCCACTACAACCGTCATTGATGAATCTACAACAACTGATGAACCCACTACAACCGTCATTGATGAATCGACAACAACTGATGAACCCACTACAACCGTTATTGATGAATCGACAACAACTGATGAACCCACTACAACCGTCAATGATGAATCGACAACAACTGATGAACCCACTACAACCCTCATTGATGAATCGACAACAACTGATGAACCCACTACAACCGTCATTGATGAATCGACAACAACTGATGAACCCACTACAACAGTCATTGATGAATCGACAACAAATGATGAACCCACTACAACCGTCATTGATGAATCGACAACTACTGATGAACCCACTACAACCTTCATTGATGAATCGACAACAACTGATGAACCCACTACAACCGTCATTGATGAATCAACAACTACTGATGAACCCACTACAACCGTCATTGATGAATCGACAACAACTGATGAATCCACTACAACCGTCATTGATGAATCGACAACAACTGATGAACCCACTACAACCGTCATTGATGAATCGACAGCAACTGATGAACCCACTACAACCGTCATTGATGAATCGACAACAACTGATGAACCCACTACAACCGTCATTGATGAATCGACAGCAACTGATGAACCCACTACAACCGTCATTGATGAATCGACAACAACTGATGAACCCACTACAACCGTCATTGATGAATCGACAACAACTGATGAACCCACTACAACCGTCATTGATGAATCGACAACAACTGATGAACCCACTACAACCGTCATTGATGAATCGACAACAACTGATGAACCCACTACAACCGTCATTGATGAATCGACAACAACTGATGAACCCACTACAACCGTCATTGATGAATCGACGACAACTGAAGAACCCACTACAACCGTCATTGATGAATCGACAACAACTGATGAACCCACTACAACCGTCATTGATGAATCGACAACAACTGATGAACCCACTACAACCGTCATTGATGAATCGACAACAACTGATGAACCCAATACAACCGCCATTGATGAATCGACAACAACTGATGAACCCACTACAACCGTCATTGATGAATCGACAACAACTGATGAACCCACTACAACTGCCATTGATGAATCGACAACAACTGATGAACCCACTACAACCGTCATTGATGAATCGACAACAACTGATGAACCCACTACAACCGTCATTGATGAATCGACAACAACTGATGAACCCACTACAACCGTCAATGATGAATCGACAACAACTGATGAACCCACTACAACCCTCATTGATGAATCGACAACAACTGATGAACCCACTACAACCGTCATTGATGAATCGACAACAACTGATGAACCCAGTACAACCGTCATTGATGAATCGACAACAACTGATGAACCCACTACAACCGTCATTGATGAATCGACAACAACTGATGAACCCACTACAACCGTCATTGATGAATCGACAACAACTGATGAACCCACTACAACCGTCATTGATGAATCGACAACAACTGATGAACCCACTACAACCGTCATTGATGAATCGACAACAACTGATGAACCCACTACAACCGTCATTGATGAATCGACAACAACTGATGAACCCACTACAACCGTCATTGATGAATCGACAACAACTGATGAACCCACTACAACCGTCATTGATGAATCGACAACTACTGATGAACCCACTACAACCGTCATTGATGAATCGAAAACTACTGATGAACCCACTACAACCGTCATTGATGAATCAACAACAACTGATGAAACCACTACAACCGTCATTGATGCATCGACAACAACTGATGAACCCACTACAACCGTCATTGATGAATCGACAACAACTGATGAACCCACTACAACCGTCATTGATGAATCGACAACAACTGATGAACCCACTACAACCGTCATTGATGAATCGACAACAACTGATGAACCCACTACAACCGTCATTGATGAATCAACAACAACTGATGAACCCACTACAACCGTCATTGATGAATCGACAACAACTGATGAACCCACTACAACCGTCATTGATGAATCGACAACCACTGATGAACCCACTACAACCGTCATTGATGAATCGACAACAACTGATGAACCCACTACAGCCGTCATTGATGAATCGACAACAACTGATGAACCCACTACAACCGTCATTGATGAATCGACAACAACTGATGAATCCACTACAACCGTCATTGATGAATCGACATCAACTGGTGAACCCACTACAACCGTCATTGATGAATCGACAACAACTGATGAACCCACTACAACAGTCATTGATGAATCGACAACAACTGATGAACCCACTACAACAGTCATTGATGAATCGACAACAACTGATGAACCCACTACAACCGTCATTGATGAATCGACAACAACTGATGAACCCACTACAACCGTCATTGATGCATCGACAACAACTGATGAACCCACTACAACCGTCATTGATGAATCGACAACAACTGATGAACTCACTACAACCGTCATTGATGAATCGACAACAACTGATGAATCCAGTACAACCGTCATTGATGAATCGACATCAACTGGTGAACCCACTACAACCATCATTGATGAATCGACAACAACTGATGAACCCACTACAACCGTCATTGATGAATCGACAACAACTGATGAACCCACTACAACCGTCATTGATGAATCGACAACAACTGATGAACCCACTACAACCGTCATTGATGAATCGACAACAACTGATGAACCCACTACAACCGTCATTGATGAATCGACAACAACTGATGAACCCACTACAACCGTCATTGATGAATCGACAACAACTGATGAACCCACTACAACCGTCATTGATGAATCGACAACAACTGATGAACCCACTACAACCGTCATTGATGAATCGACAACAACTGATGAACCCACTACAACCGTCATTGATGAATCAACAACAACTGATGAATCCACTACAACCGTCATTGATGAATCGACATCAACTGGTGAACCCACTACAACCGTCATTGATGAATCGACAACAACTGATGAACCCACTACAACAGTCATTGATGAATCGACAACAACTGATGAACCCACTACAACCGTCATTGATGAATCGACAACAACTGATGAACCCACTACAACTGTCATTGATGAATCGACAACAACTGATGAAACCACTACAACCGTTATTGATGAATCGACAACAACTGATGAACCCACTACAACCGTCATTGATGAATCGACAACAACTGATGAACCCACTACAACCGTCATTGATGAATCGACAACAACTGATGAACCCACTACAACCGTCATTGATGACTCGACAACAACTGATGAACCCACTACAACCGTCATTGATGAATCGACATCAACTGGTGAACCCACTACAACCGTCATTGATGAATCGACAACAACTGATGAACCCACTACAACAATCATTGATGAATCGACAACAACTGATGAACCCACTACAACAGTCATTGATGAATCGACAACAACTGATGAACCCACTACAACCGTCATTGATGAATCGACAACAACTGATGAACCCACTACAACCGTCATTGATGAATCGACAACAACTGATGAACCCACTACAACCGTCATTGATGAATCGACAACAACTGATGAACCCACTACCACCGTCATTGATGAATCGACCACAAATGTTGAACCCACTACAACTGTCATTGATGAATCGACAACAACTGGTGAACCCACTACAACCGTCATTGATGAATCGACAACAACTGATGAACCCACTACAACAGTCATTGATGAATCCACAACAACTGATGAACCCACTACAACAGTCATTGATGAATCGACAACAACTGATGAACCCACTACAACCGTCATTGATGAATCGACAACAACTGATGAACCAACTACAACCGTTATTGATGAATCGACAACAACTGATGAACCCACTACAACCATCATTGATGCATCAACAACAACTGATGAACCCACTACAACCGTCATTGATGAATCAACAACAACTGATGAACCCACTACAACCGTCATTGATGAAACGACAACAACTGATGAACCCACTACAACCGTTATTGATTTATCAACAATAACTAGTGAACCCACTACAACCGTCATTGATGAATCGACAACAACTGATGAACCCACTACAACCGTCATTGATGAATCGACAACAACTGATGAACCCACTACAACTGTCATTGATGAATCGACAACAACTGATGAACCCACTACAACCGTAATTGATGAATCGACAACAACTGATGAACCCACTACAACCGTCATTGATGTATCGACAACAACTGATGAACCCACTACAACCGTAATTGATGCATCAACAACAACTAGTGAACCAACTACAACCGTCATTGATGAATCGACAACAACTGATGAACCCACTACAACCGTCATTGATACATCGACAACAACTGGTGAACCCACCACAACCATCATTGATTCATCAACAACAACTGATGAACCCACTACAACCGTCATTGGTGCATCGACAACAACTGGTGAACCCACTACAACCGTTACTGGTGCATCAACAACAACTGATGAACCCACTACAACCGTTACTGGTGCATCGACAACAACTGGTGAACCCACTACAACCGTAACAGGTGCATCGACAACAACTGGTGAACCCATTACAACCGTTACTGGTGCATCAATAACAACTGGTGAACCCACTACAACCGTTACTGGTGCATCAACAACAACTGGTGAACCCACTACAACCGTAACAGGTGCATCGACAACAACTGGTGAACCCATTACAACCGTCACTGGTGCATCTACAACAACTGGTGAACCCACTACAACCGTAACAGGTGCATCGACAACAACTGGTGAACCCATTACAACCGTTACTGGTGCATCAATAACAACTGGTGAACCCACTATAACCGTTACAGGTGCATCGATAACAACTGGTGAACCCACTACAACCGTTACTGGTGCATCAACAACAACTGATGAACCCACTACAACCGTTACTGGTGCATCGACAACAACTGGTGAACCCACTACAACCGTAACAGGTGCATCGACAACAACTGGTGAACCCATTACAACCGTTACTGGTGCATCAATAACAACTGGTGAACCCACTACAACCGTTACTGGTGCATCAACAACAACTGGTGAACCCACTACAACCGTAACAGGTGCATCGACAACAACTGGTGAACCCATTACAACCGTCACTGGTGCATCTACAACAACTGGTGAACCCACTACAACCGTAACAGGTGCATCGACAACAACTGGTGAACCCATTACAACCGTTACTGGTGCATCAATAACAACTGGTGAACCCACTATAACCGTTACAGGTGCATCGATAACAACTGGTGAACCCATTACAACCGTTACTGGTGCATCAATAACAACTGGTGAACCCACTACAACCGTTACTGGTGCATCAACAACAACTGGTGAACCCACTACAACCGTAACAGGTGCATCGACAACAACTGGTGAACCCATTACAACCGTCACTGGTGCATCTACAACAACTGGTGAACCCACTACAACCGTAACAGGTGCATCGACAACAACTGGTGAACCCATTACAACCGTTACTGGTGCATCAATAACAACTGGTGAACCCACTACAACCGTTACTGTTGCATCGACAACAACTGGTGAACCCACTACAACCGTTACTGGTGCATCTACAACAACTGGTGAACCCACTACAACCGTTACAGGTGTATCGACAACAACTGGTGAACCCACTACAACCGTTACTGTTGCATCGACAACAACTGGTGAACCCACTACAACCTTTACTGGTGCATCGACAACAACTAGTGAACTTAATTCAACCATCAATGGTGTGTTGACAACAAGTGATGAACCCACTACAACCATCACTGGTGTGTTGACAACTACTGATGGACCCACTACAACCATCACTGGGTCATCAACAACAACTGGTGAACCCACTACAACCGTTACTGGTGCATCAATAACAACTGGTGAACCCACTACAACCGTAACAGGTGCATCGACAAAAACTGGTGAACCCACTACAACCTTTACTGGTGCATCAACAACAACTGGTGAACCCACTACAACCGTTACTGGTGCATCGACAACAACTGGTGAACACACTACAACCGTTACTGGTGCATCAATAACAACTGGTGAACCCACTACAACCGTTACTGGTGCATCAATAACAACTGGTGAACCCACTACAACCGTTACTGGTGCATCAACAACAACTGGTGAACCCACTACAACCGTAACAGGTGCATCGACAACAACTGGTGAACCCATTACAACCGTCACTGGTGCATCTACAACAACTGGTGAACCCACTACAACCGTAACAGGTGCATCGACAACAACTGGTGAACCCATTACAACCGTTACTGGTGCATCAATAACAACTGGTGAACCCACTACAACCGTTACTGTTGCATCGACAACAACTGGTGAACCCACTACAACCGTTACTGGTGCATCTACAACAACTGGTGAACCCACTACAACCGTTACAGGTGTATCGACAACAACTGGTGAACCCACTACAACCGTTACTGTTGCATCGACAACAACTGGTGAACCCACTACAACCTTTACTGGTGCATCGACAACAACTAGTGAACTTAATTCAACCATCAATGGTGTGTTGACAACAAGTGATGAACCCACTACAACCATCACTGGTGTGTTGACAACTACTGATGGACCCACTACAACCATCACTGGGTCATCAACAACAACTGGTGAACCCACTACAACCGTTACTGGTGCATCAATAACAACTGGTGAACCCACTACAACCGTAACAGGTGCATCGACAAAAACTGGTGAACCCACTACAACCTTTACTGGTGCATCAACAACAACTGGTGAACCCACTACAACCGTTACTGGTGCATCGACAACAACTGGTGAACCCACTACAACCGTAACAGGTGCATCGACAACAACTGGTGAACCCACTACAACCGTTACAGGTGCATCGACAACAACTGGTGAACCCACTACAACCGTCACTGGTGCATCTACAACAACTGGTGAACCCACTACAACCGTTACTGGTGCATCAATAACAACTGGTGAACCCACTACAACCGTTACTGGTGCATCGACAACAACTGTTACAGCCGGACCCACAACAACTGTAACTGTTCCATCGACAACAACTGTTAcaactgcacccacaacaactgtcACCGGTGCATCAACTGCCACCACATCTACAACGGCTACTCCTGACCCCACATCAGTGATAGTCAATGGCACAG GTGCTCCTGCAACAGCTGTTCCTGCTACCTTGCCCACAACTACAGTCTCAAGGACATCATCACAACTGTCAACGACTACCACCACAACAACCAAAGCACCAACCACTACTACaacacctactactactactactactactacaacacctactactactactactacaacacctaccact